Proteins encoded together in one Fusobacterium perfoetens window:
- a CDS encoding YgiQ family radical SAM protein — MMFLPTTLEEVKKLGWDSLDVILISGDTYIDSSYNGTALIGKWLVKNGYKVGVIAQPDINSPDDITRLGEPNIYWAISAGCVDSMVANYTATKKKRHKDDFTPGGENNRRPDRASIVYTGLIRRFFKNSKIPIVLGGIEASLRRITHYDYWSNNLRRSLIFDAKADILSYGMGEKSMLELANALKGNREWRNIRGLAYISKEENKKYLTVPSYEECVEDKYKFIEMFNTFYKNCDPITAKGLNQKHGDRWLIQNPPSELFSEELLDEIYELPYERDVHPYYKAQGEVRAMDTIKYSLTTHRGCYGECNFCAIAIHQGRTVTSRSEDSILKEIKEITKDKKFKGNISDVGGPTANMYQMECSKKLKLGACSDKRCLYPNVCPALKPNHKKQISLLEKVRNIEKIKKVFIASGIRYDLILGDKTYGDKYLEEIVAHHVSGQMKIAPEHTEDKILDLMGKPGKEELIKFKRKFYELNKKLDKKQFLTYYLIAAHPGCNEKDMLDLKIFASEELKISPEQVQIFTPTPSTYATLMYYTEINPFTGKKIFVEKDNGKKEKQKNIIIPRENPKGFSHKASFNRSGDKGKSNQNKNSFVDKKSNKNSKNNKGNFKKK, encoded by the coding sequence ATTATGTTTTTACCTACTACTTTAGAAGAAGTAAAAAAATTAGGTTGGGATTCTCTAGATGTTATCTTAATATCTGGAGATACCTATATAGATTCTTCATACAATGGTACAGCTCTTATTGGAAAATGGCTTGTAAAAAATGGCTACAAGGTGGGAGTTATTGCCCAGCCTGATATAAATTCTCCTGATGATATCACTCGTCTTGGAGAACCAAATATTTATTGGGCTATATCTGCTGGTTGTGTTGACTCTATGGTGGCGAACTACACTGCCACTAAGAAAAAAAGACACAAAGATGACTTTACTCCTGGGGGAGAAAATAATCGTCGTCCAGATAGAGCATCAATAGTTTACACAGGTTTAATCAGAAGATTTTTTAAAAATAGTAAAATCCCTATTGTTCTTGGTGGGATTGAGGCAAGCCTTAGAAGAATTACCCACTATGATTATTGGTCAAATAATCTTAGACGTTCTCTAATTTTTGACGCTAAAGCTGATATTCTCTCTTATGGAATGGGGGAAAAATCTATGCTTGAACTTGCCAATGCTCTAAAAGGAAATAGAGAATGGAGAAATATCCGTGGACTTGCTTATATTTCCAAAGAAGAAAATAAAAAATATCTAACTGTTCCATCTTATGAAGAGTGTGTAGAAGATAAATATAAATTTATAGAGATGTTTAATACTTTCTATAAAAATTGCGACCCTATAACTGCAAAGGGGCTTAACCAAAAGCACGGAGATAGATGGCTTATACAAAATCCACCATCTGAACTTTTTTCAGAAGAACTTTTGGACGAAATCTACGAACTTCCATATGAAAGAGATGTACACCCTTATTATAAAGCTCAGGGAGAAGTCAGAGCTATGGACACTATAAAATATTCTCTTACTACCCATAGAGGTTGTTATGGAGAGTGTAATTTCTGTGCTATTGCTATCCATCAAGGTAGAACTGTAACTTCTAGAAGTGAGGATTCTATCCTTAAAGAGATAAAAGAGATTACAAAGGATAAAAAATTTAAGGGAAATATATCTGACGTAGGTGGTCCAACTGCCAATATGTATCAGATGGAGTGTAGCAAAAAATTAAAGCTTGGGGCTTGTAGCGATAAAAGATGTCTTTATCCAAATGTTTGCCCAGCCCTAAAACCTAACCATAAAAAACAAATCTCTCTACTTGAAAAAGTGAGAAATATAGAAAAGATAAAAAAAGTCTTTATAGCCTCTGGTATAAGATATGATTTGATACTTGGGGATAAAACTTATGGGGACAAATATCTTGAAGAGATAGTGGCTCATCACGTATCTGGTCAGATGAAAATCGCTCCAGAACATACTGAGGATAAGATTTTGGATTTGATGGGGAAACCGGGAAAAGAGGAACTTATCAAATTTAAAAGAAAGTTCTATGAACTAAATAAAAAGCTTGATAAAAAACAATTTTTGACTTATTATTTAATAGCAGCCCACCCAGGTTGTAACGAAAAAGATATGTTAGACCTTAAGATTTTTGCATCAGAGGAGCTTAAGATAAGCCCTGAACAGGTGCAAATCTTTACACCAACTCCATCTACATATGCAACACTTATGTATTATACAGAGATTAATCCTTTTACAGGTAAGAAAATCTTTGTAGAAAAGGACAATGGTAAAAAGGAAAAACAAAAAAATATTATTATCCCTCGTGAGAATCCGAAAGGCTTTTCTCATAAAGCTAGCTTTAACAGAAGTGGGGATAAAGGTAAATCTAACCAAAATAAAAATAGTTTTGTAGATAAAAAATCTAATAAAAATAGTAAGAATAATAAAGGTAATTTTAAAAAGAAATAG
- a CDS encoding NAD(P)/FAD-dependent oxidoreductase, protein MNKYDIIFLGGGQAGVFGAYEAITKNPDLKVLVIDKGKMLKNRVCPKELTGKCANCPTCAIIYGVSGAGAFSDSKFNMDYKVGGDVHKVTGKEVVNETIKDVVQIYRDFGFTEEPAGLKYNQAMIEIKRKCIENRVQLIDTPTMHLGTDGSRKLYTKLVDFLLEKGVEFKVERDIEDLIIEDGKIKGAKVTYKGQEEEYYSDNVLLAMGRSGAQKVMEMCHKSGVRCSNGAIDVGVRVEIPDIIMKEINENFYEAKMIYYSKTYKDKMRTFCSNPSGFIAMEKHADDVVLANGHAYKHKKSQNTNLALLCTKTFTEPFDKPFEYATAIAKMSSMLTGGKLLVQSYADLKEGKRSTDEKLERLNIVPTTSDYVAGDISLACPKRILDNIIEFIEAHDKITPGFASADLLLYFPEIKFRSTRMDIDKNMMTNIDGLYAAGDGSGYGSGLNIAAVMGILAVRHMLTRI, encoded by the coding sequence ATGAATAAATACGATATTATTTTTCTTGGTGGTGGACAAGCTGGAGTTTTTGGAGCTTATGAGGCTATAACAAAAAATCCTGATTTAAAAGTTTTAGTAATCGACAAAGGAAAGATGTTAAAAAATAGAGTTTGCCCTAAAGAACTTACTGGTAAATGTGCTAACTGCCCTACTTGTGCTATAATCTATGGTGTAAGCGGTGCTGGAGCTTTCTCTGATTCTAAATTTAATATGGATTATAAAGTTGGAGGAGATGTACACAAAGTAACTGGTAAAGAGGTTGTTAACGAAACTATAAAAGATGTTGTACAAATATATAGAGATTTTGGATTTACTGAAGAACCTGCTGGTCTTAAATACAACCAAGCTATGATTGAAATAAAAAGAAAATGTATAGAAAATAGAGTGCAACTTATTGACACTCCTACTATGCACCTTGGAACTGATGGTTCTAGAAAACTTTACACAAAACTTGTAGATTTTCTTTTAGAAAAAGGTGTAGAGTTTAAAGTTGAAAGAGATATAGAAGATTTAATCATAGAAGATGGAAAAATAAAAGGAGCTAAAGTTACTTATAAAGGTCAAGAGGAAGAATATTATTCTGATAATGTCCTACTTGCTATGGGTAGAAGTGGAGCTCAAAAGGTAATGGAGATGTGCCATAAATCTGGTGTAAGATGTTCTAACGGAGCTATTGACGTTGGTGTTAGGGTAGAGATTCCAGATATTATTATGAAAGAGATAAACGAAAACTTCTATGAGGCAAAGATGATATATTATTCTAAAACTTACAAAGATAAGATGAGAACTTTCTGTAGTAACCCTAGTGGATTTATAGCTATGGAAAAACATGCTGACGATGTAGTTTTAGCAAATGGACACGCCTATAAACATAAAAAATCTCAAAATACAAACTTGGCACTACTTTGTACAAAAACTTTTACAGAGCCATTTGATAAACCATTTGAGTATGCAACAGCTATTGCTAAAATGTCATCAATGCTTACTGGTGGAAAACTTTTAGTTCAATCTTATGCTGACTTAAAAGAGGGAAAACGTTCTACTGATGAGAAGTTAGAAAGACTTAATATCGTTCCTACTACATCTGATTATGTAGCTGGAGATATCTCTCTTGCTTGTCCAAAGAGAATTTTAGATAATATTATAGAATTTATTGAGGCACACGACAAAATCACTCCAGGATTTGCCTCAGCTGACTTACTTCTTTACTTCCCAGAAATAAAATTTAGAAGTACAAGAATGGATATTGATAAAAATATGATGACAAATATCGACGGACTTTACGCTGCTGGAGATGGGTCTGGTTATGGTAGTGGATTAAATATCGCTGCTGTAATGGGGATACTTGCTGTTAGACATATGCTAACTAGAATATAA
- the yqeH gene encoding ribosome biogenesis GTPase YqeH, which produces MSKFCVGCGIELQGTDKNKEGFLPLSVLEKDENQGKDLYCQRCFKIKNYGEYLPITLSRLDYRKEVHEALKDADVAVAIFDAIDFEGSFDYEILDILREMDSIVVLNKIDLIPDDKHPSEVADWIKYRLGEEGIAPLDVAIVSSKKGYGISGIYKKLNHFFPDGVRAIVLGVTNVGKSSIINRIIGKNIATESKYPGTTLKSSKKKITNGNITLIDTPGLIPEGRFSDLVCEKCNLDIVPSMEISRKTYKTGKDRVIFIGGLVKMRVLSENEFDPIFSVYASKNISYHDTNLEKAKELETSNRRDLFYPPCDDCWDSPDLKDLVTEEFVVESGEELVFKGLSWVSVKRGPLHLEITYPKKGEIIIRKAFIKPKR; this is translated from the coding sequence ATGAGTAAATTTTGTGTTGGTTGTGGTATAGAGCTACAAGGAACAGATAAAAATAAAGAGGGGTTTCTTCCTCTTTCAGTTTTGGAAAAAGATGAAAATCAAGGAAAAGATCTGTACTGTCAAAGATGTTTTAAAATAAAAAACTATGGGGAGTATCTTCCTATAACTTTATCAAGACTTGATTATAGAAAAGAGGTACACGAGGCTTTAAAAGACGCTGATGTGGCTGTGGCAATATTTGACGCCATAGATTTTGAGGGGTCTTTTGACTATGAAATCCTTGATATTTTAAGAGAGATGGATTCTATAGTTGTTCTTAATAAAATAGATTTGATACCAGATGATAAACACCCATCAGAAGTGGCTGATTGGATAAAATATCGTCTTGGAGAAGAGGGGATAGCTCCTCTTGATGTGGCTATTGTAAGTAGCAAAAAAGGTTATGGAATAAGTGGAATTTATAAAAAATTAAATCATTTCTTCCCTGACGGTGTAAGAGCTATTGTTCTTGGGGTTACAAACGTAGGTAAATCAAGTATAATAAATAGAATTATCGGTAAAAATATCGCCACTGAATCAAAATATCCTGGAACTACTCTAAAAAGTTCTAAGAAAAAAATTACAAATGGAAATATAACTCTTATTGATACTCCGGGGCTAATACCTGAGGGAAGATTTTCAGATTTAGTATGTGAAAAATGTAACCTTGATATAGTTCCATCAATGGAGATTTCTAGAAAAACTTATAAAACTGGTAAAGATAGAGTGATATTTATCGGTGGACTTGTTAAGATGAGAGTTCTTAGTGAAAACGAGTTTGACCCTATATTCTCTGTTTATGCGTCAAAAAATATAAGTTATCACGATACAAACTTAGAAAAAGCAAAAGAGCTTGAAACTTCTAATAGAAGAGATCTGTTCTATCCACCTTGTGATGATTGTTGGGATTCTCCTGATTTAAAAGATTTGGTTACAGAAGAATTTGTTGTAGAAAGTGGAGAAGAACTTGTATTTAAAGGACTTTCTTGGGTATCTGTAAAGAGAGGTCCTCTTCATCTTGAGATTACATATCCTAAAAAAGGGGAGATTATAATAAGAAAAGCCTTTATAAAACCAAAAAGATAG
- the hslV gene encoding ATP-dependent protease subunit HslV has product MKATTILIVKKGDEVAIAGDGQVTLGDTIVKSKARKIRKIKDYDVVLGFAGIAADAFVLEEKFEQYLDEYRGNLKKSAVELAKDIRNDKFQKEMEASIVVGGKDGLFSISGNGDVLEPEEDLLAIGSGGNYAYSAGLALLKHTDMSAEDIAREALLIASSICIYTSSNIIVEKI; this is encoded by the coding sequence ATGAAAGCAACTACAATACTAATTGTAAAAAAAGGTGACGAGGTTGCTATTGCTGGTGATGGGCAAGTAACTTTGGGAGATACAATAGTAAAATCAAAAGCAAGAAAAATCCGTAAAATAAAAGATTATGATGTAGTTTTGGGATTTGCAGGGATAGCTGCTGACGCTTTTGTCTTGGAAGAAAAATTTGAACAATACTTAGATGAGTATAGAGGAAACTTAAAAAAATCTGCTGTTGAACTTGCAAAAGATATAAGAAACGATAAATTTCAAAAGGAGATGGAGGCATCTATCGTTGTTGGAGGAAAAGATGGACTTTTCTCAATCTCTGGAAATGGAGATGTTTTGGAGCCTGAAGAAGATTTGCTAGCAATAGGAAGTGGTGGAAATTACGCCTATTCCGCTGGGCTTGCTCTTTTAAAACACACTGATATGAGTGCCGAAGATATTGCTCGTGAGGCACTTTTAATAGCAAGTTCTATCTGTATTTATACAAGTTCTAATATTATTGTAGAAAAAATATAA
- a CDS encoding tyrosine-type recombinase/integrase, which yields MEKLIKDFLFYSEFTKRKKASSIKSLKKDLEQLKTYCDENSIQDIKKISSTDLRDFSIKLQKENISKRSLGRKLSSLRVFFKYLLENKKIERNPMLHIKTPNFIVEIPEILSMEEIEKLRDIIDTSKCNGIRDRLIVELLFSSGMTPNELIMLSEMAINLNEREIIIANGKEIRRVFFSETARKYLKMYLEAKKIKFKDKYNENIIFVNSSADRLSDRSLRRLLVKYGKRAEISKEVNPFIFRHTFGAYMLSHGMNIYYLKKLMGHLSVETTKIYQELIKKPVILKSLNINSNL from the coding sequence TTGGAGAAACTTATCAAAGATTTTCTTTTTTATTCTGAGTTTACAAAGAGAAAAAAAGCAAGCAGTATAAAATCTTTAAAAAAAGATTTGGAGCAACTGAAAACTTATTGTGATGAAAATAGTATCCAAGATATTAAAAAAATATCCTCTACTGACCTTAGAGATTTTTCTATAAAACTTCAAAAGGAAAATATCTCTAAAAGAAGTCTTGGAAGAAAGTTATCCTCTCTTAGAGTTTTCTTTAAATATCTTTTGGAAAATAAGAAGATAGAGAGAAATCCAATGTTACATATAAAAACTCCTAATTTTATAGTTGAAATCCCTGAGATTTTATCTATGGAGGAAATTGAAAAGTTAAGAGATATTATTGATACAAGCAAATGTAATGGTATTCGTGATAGGCTTATTGTTGAACTTCTGTTTTCATCAGGAATGACACCTAACGAACTTATTATGCTAAGTGAAATGGCGATAAATCTTAATGAAAGAGAGATTATCATTGCAAATGGTAAAGAGATAAGAAGAGTTTTCTTCAGTGAAACTGCTAGAAAATATCTAAAAATGTATTTAGAGGCTAAAAAAATAAAATTTAAAGATAAATATAATGAAAATATTATTTTTGTAAATAGTTCTGCTGATAGATTGAGTGACCGTTCTTTGAGACGGCTTTTGGTAAAATATGGAAAGAGAGCCGAAATTTCTAAGGAGGTAAATCCTTTTATATTTAGGCATACCTTTGGAGCTTATATGCTTTCTCACGGAATGAACATATACTACTTAAAAAAACTTATGGGACATCTAAGTGTAGAGACTACTAAAATCTATCAAGAACTTATAAAAAAACCTGTGATTTTAAAAAGTTTGAATATAAATAGCAATTTGTAG
- the trmFO gene encoding methylenetetrahydrofolate--tRNA-(uracil(54)-C(5))-methyltransferase (FADH(2)-oxidizing) TrmFO — translation MNKEVIVIGAGLAGSEAAYQLAERGIKVKLYEMRPKLSTEAHKTENFAELVCSNSLGGDHLGNASGLMKEELRLFGSLLMKVADEFRVPAGQALAVDRNLFSEKITNILKNHPNIEFINEELKEIPMDKIVLIASGPLTSPVLSENIKKLTKDEYLYFYDAAAPIVTFESIDKDKVYFQSRYDKGDGEYINCPMTEEEYNKFYENLINAERIPLKKFEEEKLFEACMPVERIASRGIKTLLFGPLKPKGLTNPRTNARDFAVVQLRQDDKEGKLYNLVGFQTNLRWGEQKRVFSMIPGLENADFVRYGVMHRNTFINSPKVLTTSLNLKEYENIFFAGQITGSEGYVCAMATGLMAGINIYNKIIGKEPLVLEDLSSIGAIIKYITEEKKDFQPMGPNFGMIRDLEGKRIRDKKERYNKISERAITYLKENFSEYIG, via the coding sequence ATGAATAAAGAAGTAATTGTTATTGGTGCTGGACTTGCTGGAAGTGAGGCTGCTTACCAATTAGCCGAGAGAGGTATAAAAGTAAAACTTTATGAAATGAGACCAAAATTATCTACTGAGGCTCACAAGACAGAAAATTTTGCAGAACTTGTGTGTAGTAACTCACTTGGTGGAGACCATCTTGGAAATGCCAGTGGACTTATGAAAGAGGAGCTTAGACTTTTTGGTTCTTTACTTATGAAAGTAGCTGACGAATTTAGAGTACCTGCTGGACAAGCCTTAGCTGTTGATAGAAATCTTTTTTCTGAAAAAATTACAAATATTTTGAAAAATCACCCTAATATTGAATTTATAAATGAAGAGTTAAAAGAGATTCCAATGGATAAAATAGTTTTGATTGCAAGTGGACCTTTGACATCACCTGTTTTATCTGAAAATATAAAAAAACTTACAAAGGATGAGTATCTATATTTCTATGATGCTGCTGCTCCTATTGTAACTTTTGAGTCTATTGATAAAGACAAAGTATATTTCCAATCTCGTTATGACAAAGGGGACGGAGAGTATATAAACTGCCCTATGACTGAGGAAGAGTATAACAAATTTTATGAAAATCTAATAAACGCCGAAAGAATCCCTTTAAAGAAATTTGAAGAGGAAAAACTTTTTGAGGCTTGTATGCCTGTTGAAAGAATCGCCTCTCGTGGAATAAAAACTTTACTTTTTGGACCACTAAAACCAAAAGGACTTACAAATCCTAGAACTAATGCAAGAGACTTCGCAGTTGTGCAACTTAGACAAGACGATAAAGAGGGAAAATTATATAACCTTGTAGGATTCCAAACAAATCTAAGATGGGGAGAGCAAAAAAGAGTTTTCTCTATGATTCCGGGGCTTGAAAATGCGGATTTTGTAAGATACGGAGTTATGCACAGAAATACTTTTATAAATTCTCCAAAGGTTTTAACAACATCTCTTAATTTAAAAGAGTATGAAAATATATTCTTTGCTGGTCAAATAACTGGTAGTGAGGGATATGTATGTGCTATGGCAACAGGGCTTATGGCAGGAATAAATATTTATAATAAAATAATCGGAAAAGAACCTTTAGTTCTTGAAGACTTATCATCTATCGGTGCTATTATAAAATATATCACTGAGGAGAAAAAAGATTTCCAACCTATGGGACCAAACTTTGGAATGATAAGAGACCTTGAGGGAAAAAGAATAAGAGATAAAAAAGAGAGATATAACAAAATCTCTGAAAGAGCTATAACTTATTTAAAAGAAAATTTTTCTGAATATATAGGGTAA
- the thiC gene encoding phosphomethylpyrimidine synthase ThiC, giving the protein MYSTQMEAAKKGIFTKEMEIVARDEQMTKEELMEKLAKGSIVIPANKNHKNIYPRAVGEGTRTKVNVNLGVSEDCCDYCGEMVKVQKAIEYGTDAIMDLSTFGDTKKFRRELVEKSSVMLGTVPMYDAVAKLGKNIKDMTVEDLFKVVEEHCEDGIDFLTIHAGLNRACVDRLRNTKRLTKIVSRGGSILFQWMILNDRENPFYEHYDRLLEICRKYDVTLSLGDGLRPGSIKDSTDGPQIQELIILGELTKRAWEKDVQVMIEGPGHVPMHEIVTNMQLEKKLCHNAPFYVLGPLVTDIAPGYDHITAAIGGAIAASSGADFLCYVTPAEHLRLPTLQDMKDGIMASRIAGHAADIAKGLKGARDWDNRMSKYRGELDWEGQFKECIDPEKAKEYRASSMPLVEEKVCTMCGDLCPMKRCNDILD; this is encoded by the coding sequence ATGTATTCAACACAAATGGAAGCTGCAAAAAAAGGGATTTTCACAAAGGAAATGGAAATTGTAGCAAGAGATGAGCAAATGACAAAAGAGGAACTTATGGAAAAATTAGCTAAAGGGTCAATAGTAATCCCAGCTAATAAAAATCATAAAAACATCTACCCAAGAGCAGTAGGAGAAGGAACAAGAACAAAAGTAAACGTAAATCTTGGAGTTTCAGAAGACTGCTGTGACTACTGTGGAGAAATGGTAAAAGTTCAAAAAGCTATAGAATATGGAACAGACGCTATAATGGATCTGAGTACATTTGGAGATACTAAAAAATTTAGAAGAGAATTAGTAGAAAAATCTTCAGTTATGTTAGGTACAGTACCAATGTATGACGCTGTTGCAAAACTTGGAAAAAATATAAAAGATATGACTGTTGAAGATCTATTCAAAGTTGTTGAAGAACATTGTGAAGATGGAATAGACTTTTTAACAATCCACGCTGGACTTAATAGAGCTTGTGTAGATAGACTTAGAAATACAAAAAGACTTACAAAAATAGTTAGCCGTGGAGGATCAATTCTTTTCCAATGGATGATATTAAACGACAGAGAAAATCCTTTCTATGAACACTACGACAGACTTTTAGAAATTTGTAGAAAATATGATGTAACTTTAAGTTTAGGAGACGGATTAAGACCTGGAAGTATAAAAGATTCAACAGATGGTCCACAAATCCAAGAATTAATAATTTTAGGAGAACTTACAAAAAGAGCTTGGGAAAAAGATGTACAAGTTATGATTGAAGGACCTGGACACGTTCCAATGCACGAGATTGTTACAAACATGCAATTAGAAAAAAAATTATGTCACAACGCTCCTTTCTATGTATTAGGACCATTAGTAACTGATATAGCTCCAGGATATGACCACATTACAGCAGCAATCGGAGGAGCTATCGCAGCCTCATCTGGAGCAGACTTCCTTTGTTATGTAACTCCAGCAGAACACTTAAGACTTCCAACTTTACAAGATATGAAAGATGGAATAATGGCATCAAGAATAGCTGGACACGCAGCTGATATAGCTAAAGGTCTAAAAGGTGCTAGAGATTGGGACAATAGAATGAGTAAATATAGAGGAGAACTTGATTGGGAAGGACAATTTAAAGAATGTATCGATCCAGAAAAAGCAAAAGAGTACAGAGCATCTTCAATGCCACTTGTAGAAGAAAAAGTTTGTACAATGTGTGGAGATTTATGCCCAATGAAGAGATGTAACGACATCTTAGATTAA
- a CDS encoding YhcH/YjgK/YiaL family protein, translating to MIVGKIKDIEMYKGLSKNLDTAIDSIKRGDYKNGTLGRNEVDGDKVFFNFQELESTKDFEEALFETHKKYIDIQVIVEGVENYGVLLSDEGLEVAEPFNEEGDFGLFKKYPETVFTLTPEDFIIFFTDEPHMPCLKVGEKKSLRKAVYKIAK from the coding sequence ATGATAGTTGGTAAAATAAAAGATATAGAAATGTACAAAGGACTTTCTAAAAATTTAGATACTGCAATCGATAGTATCAAAAGAGGAGATTACAAAAATGGTACTCTTGGAAGAAATGAAGTAGACGGAGATAAAGTATTCTTTAATTTCCAAGAATTAGAATCTACTAAAGATTTTGAAGAGGCTTTATTTGAAACTCACAAAAAATATATAGACATTCAAGTTATCGTTGAAGGTGTTGAAAACTATGGAGTTTTACTTTCTGATGAAGGGTTAGAAGTGGCTGAGCCATTTAATGAAGAGGGAGATTTTGGACTTTTCAAAAAATATCCAGAAACTGTATTTACTCTTACTCCAGAGGATTTTATAATATTCTTCACTGATGAACCACATATGCCTTGTTTAAAAGTTGGAGAGAAAAAATCTTTAAGAAAAGCTGTTTATAAAATAGCAAAATAA
- a CDS encoding ATP-dependent nuclease — MKLKLISIRNWRKIKKMDIHFNELMLFLGQSIEGTNNVTSALSFAFNKSPLDISDIAKGSDYAQLKLIFIKNKLSYKLKILIYNDMNVKYLLKTKNEWEEITHRDYINFIEEVPFVHIHGRREGDFKDVASFFYKLLIKNPEKSKEIEEDLANLYHEINLGHTNSEIYRYLFFEFIKKIALDSLDKNRTLLGDATILFEEPELYLNPQKQRELYNYFIKLSNRGVNIYLKTFSSCFVGLKQYKSICITKQKDEKIYLFQTNKNIFEDDAIKAFNMNYWINPDRAELFFAKKVILVEGQTDKIVISFLGKLLNVFKYDYSIIECGSKSTIPQFITLLNNFSIPYVAVYDRDNHSWRTEEEIFNSNKKNKQINSLIKEDLGFALPFENDIEEEIYESHRDRGSYKNKPFTALKYISEPEFKISANLKSKIEKIYE, encoded by the coding sequence ATGAAACTAAAATTGATTTCTATAAGAAATTGGAGAAAAATAAAAAAAATGGATATCCATTTTAATGAACTTATGCTTTTTTTAGGTCAAAGTATCGAGGGAACTAATAATGTTACTTCTGCTCTATCCTTTGCTTTTAATAAAAGTCCATTGGATATATCTGATATAGCTAAAGGCTCAGATTATGCTCAGCTAAAACTAATTTTTATAAAAAATAAACTTTCATATAAATTAAAAATCTTAATCTATAATGATATGAATGTAAAATATCTTTTGAAAACTAAAAACGAGTGGGAAGAAATAACCCACAGAGATTATATAAACTTTATAGAAGAAGTACCTTTTGTACATATCCACGGAAGAAGAGAGGGAGATTTTAAAGATGTGGCATCTTTCTTCTACAAGCTCCTTATAAAAAATCCTGAAAAATCCAAAGAGATTGAAGAAGACCTCGCTAATCTTTATCACGAAATAAATCTTGGTCACACTAATAGTGAAATTTACCGTTATCTTTTCTTTGAGTTTATCAAAAAAATAGCTTTAGATTCTTTAGATAAAAATAGAACTTTACTGGGAGATGCCACTATTTTATTTGAAGAACCAGAGCTTTATCTTAATCCACAGAAACAAAGAGAGCTTTATAACTATTTTATAAAACTTTCAAATAGAGGGGTCAATATATATTTAAAAACTTTCTCTAGTTGCTTTGTAGGGCTAAAACAATATAAATCTATCTGTATAACAAAACAAAAAGATGAAAAAATCTATCTATTCCAAACAAATAAAAATATATTTGAAGATGATGCTATAAAAGCCTTTAATATGAACTACTGGATAAATCCAGACCGTGCAGAGCTATTTTTCGCAAAAAAAGTTATATTAGTAGAGGGACAAACTGATAAAATCGTTATCTCTTTCCTTGGAAAGCTTTTAAACGTCTTTAAATATGATTATTCTATTATTGAGTGTGGTAGCAAAAGTACAATCCCACAATTTATCACTCTTTTAAACAATTTTAGTATTCCATATGTGGCTGTTTATGACAGAGATAACCACTCTTGGAGAACTGAAGAGGAGATTTTTAACTCTAACAAGAAAAATAAACAGATAAACTCTCTTATAAAAGAGGATTTAGGTTTTGCTCTTCCTTTTGAAAACGATATCGAAGAGGAAATCTATGAATCACACAGAGATAGAGGTTCTTATAAAAATAAACCTTTTACAGCTTTAAAATATATATCTGAGCCAGAATTTAAAATTTCGGCTAATTTAAAATCAAAAATAGAAAAGATATATGAATAA